The bacterium genome has a segment encoding these proteins:
- a CDS encoding metal-dependent transcriptional regulator — translation MNIEHDHLTQVYIEVIRDLERQNRVARVKDIARIRGVSPANVSSALNNLAKKGLILHEQYGHVVLTAEGRHLAHVLDERHVAIRMFMTDVLGLERNLAESEACTLEHVMSQESLLAIGRFLQFVDRCPKRDRSGVILFRTCGLFGAATAPCHQCAVNDATIEASTSLES, via the coding sequence ATGAATATCGAACATGATCACCTGACCCAGGTCTATATTGAGGTCATCAGGGATCTGGAAAGGCAGAACCGTGTGGCGCGGGTCAAGGACATCGCACGGATTCGTGGCGTCTCCCCCGCCAACGTTTCGAGCGCCTTGAACAATCTCGCAAAAAAGGGATTGATCTTGCACGAACAGTATGGTCATGTTGTTCTGACCGCTGAAGGCCGACACCTCGCTCATGTGCTGGATGAACGTCATGTGGCCATTCGCATGTTCATGACCGATGTACTCGGTCTGGAGAGAAATCTCGCCGAAAGCGAGGCGTGCACTCTGGAGCATGTGATGAGTCAGGAGAGCCTCCTGGCCATCGGCCGTTTTCTACAGTTTGTCGACCGTTGTCCCAAGCGCGACCGCAGCGGAGTCATTCTTTTCCGGACCTGCGGTCTCTTTGGTGCGGCCACCGCGCCGTGCCATCAGTGCGCCGTCAATGATGCAACGATTGAGGCATCAACTTCGCTGGAGAGTTAG
- a CDS encoding phospholipase D-like domain-containing protein, with product MKKLLLFRLIPGLFCILPSSLVATDILELHHNDATGRPAAPWSIGKTVTITGVVTAPAGLFGVTTFDIYVQDSTAGINVYSSRSDLPFLQLGDWVRMTGTVGYANGGMTFIKDPSAIAVLSKNHPLPDPLPLTCAEVAGSFGADLAEPNEGRLIRVNNVHVTGSNSDIYTVSDATGSIQLYLDPDAHLPLLPDGAFDIIGLLTQYDPSVRPPKKAGYRIMPRFSHDILSRGAPLLVQPLQESAIEPTMVELVWATDRSSTSLVRFGQDFRQPLTTAGDSALVTTHRVRLEGLEPASLYKAVAWSTDPAGTMVSDTLLFMTASARSSGTIQVYFNQSVDTSKAWREVAQGQTDLSTVIVKMINQARYSLDVHYYSFTHADIALALVNAKRRGVSVRFIADDATATASNDKIRWLREAGIPVIDDYFGMNDSTAASHNKFVIIDHRDRTSGLDDYLWTGSSNASLAGATRNGENMLLIQDETLCEAYTLEFNEMWGSATETPDPAQSRFGARKRDNTPHRFNIGGRWIEQYMSPSDDAERHIIAAIQSADYSLYFCILAFTQSTILNAMRNRFAQISGFVILGVFDRSSVSSSYSVYADMAGAGSSPWSPPADVHLDVLGADLHHKYLLIDANQADSDPTVVTGSHNWSDAANTRNDENTLIIHDRNITNLYVQEFSARYHESGGTGEITTGIPVAAAGEEPDRYGLHQNYPNPFNSQTTIPCRIPSQARGPFQLALYTMRGEEVVRLEVPLRKGDQAAVVWDGRDAAGKALPSGLYFARILGASSPPVKITLIR from the coding sequence ATGAAAAAACTGCTTCTTTTCCGGCTCATCCCAGGCCTGTTCTGTATCTTACCTTCCTCCCTCGTTGCCACCGATATTCTGGAATTGCACCATAACGATGCCACCGGGCGCCCAGCGGCACCCTGGTCGATCGGCAAGACGGTCACCATCACTGGCGTGGTAACCGCACCCGCAGGGCTCTTCGGCGTCACGACCTTCGACATCTATGTACAGGACAGCACCGCCGGCATTAATGTCTATTCCTCCCGCAGCGATCTTCCCTTTCTCCAACTGGGGGATTGGGTTCGCATGACTGGAACGGTAGGCTATGCGAATGGCGGCATGACTTTTATCAAGGATCCAAGCGCAATCGCCGTTCTGTCAAAGAATCATCCGCTTCCGGATCCACTGCCGTTGACCTGCGCCGAGGTCGCCGGCAGTTTTGGTGCCGATCTCGCCGAGCCCAACGAGGGGCGATTGATCCGCGTCAATAACGTCCACGTTACTGGAAGCAACAGCGATATCTACACGGTCAGTGATGCCACCGGTTCCATTCAGCTCTATCTTGATCCGGATGCGCATCTCCCGCTGCTCCCCGATGGCGCTTTCGACATCATTGGGTTGCTCACCCAGTATGATCCCAGCGTACGCCCGCCCAAAAAAGCGGGCTACCGCATCATGCCCCGGTTCAGTCACGATATCCTCTCTCGGGGCGCACCGCTGCTTGTTCAGCCCTTGCAGGAATCGGCCATTGAACCCACGATGGTGGAGTTGGTCTGGGCCACCGACCGGTCCTCGACGTCGTTGGTTCGTTTTGGGCAGGATTTCCGCCAACCACTGACAACTGCAGGCGACTCAGCCCTGGTCACCACCCATCGGGTCCGGCTCGAAGGCCTGGAGCCGGCCTCTCTCTACAAGGCCGTCGCCTGGTCCACCGATCCCGCCGGCACCATGGTCTCGGATACCCTGCTTTTTATGACGGCCTCCGCTCGTTCGAGCGGCACCATACAAGTCTACTTCAACCAGTCCGTTGACACCTCCAAAGCCTGGCGTGAGGTGGCCCAGGGCCAGACAGACCTCTCGACCGTCATCGTCAAGATGATCAATCAGGCACGGTATTCTCTCGACGTGCACTATTACTCTTTCACGCATGCCGATATTGCCCTGGCACTGGTCAATGCCAAAAGACGTGGTGTCAGCGTCCGATTTATCGCGGATGACGCCACGGCTACAGCATCCAACGACAAGATCCGCTGGCTGCGGGAGGCCGGCATCCCGGTTATAGATGACTATTTCGGCATGAACGACAGTACGGCGGCGAGCCACAACAAATTCGTCATTATTGACCACCGCGACCGCACCAGCGGGCTTGACGATTACCTCTGGACCGGATCGAGCAATGCCTCATTGGCCGGGGCCACCCGTAACGGCGAAAATATGCTGCTAATCCAGGACGAAACACTCTGCGAAGCCTATACCCTCGAATTCAACGAGATGTGGGGCAGCGCAACTGAAACGCCCGATCCGGCGCAGTCCCGTTTTGGAGCACGGAAGCGGGACAACACACCCCATCGTTTCAATATTGGCGGCCGCTGGATTGAGCAGTACATGAGTCCCTCGGATGATGCCGAGCGTCATATCATCGCGGCTATCCAGAGCGCGGACTACTCTCTTTATTTCTGCATCCTGGCCTTCACCCAGAGCACTATTCTCAATGCGATGCGCAACCGTTTTGCACAAATTTCCGGTTTTGTCATCCTCGGGGTGTTCGATCGCAGCAGCGTTTCCAGCAGCTACAGTGTCTATGCCGACATGGCCGGGGCCGGTTCCTCGCCGTGGTCGCCCCCCGCGGATGTCCATCTCGATGTTCTCGGCGCGGATCTGCACCACAAGTACCTCCTGATTGACGCCAATCAGGCCGATTCCGATCCCACGGTTGTCACCGGCTCGCACAACTGGAGCGACGCGGCCAACACCCGGAATGATGAGAACACCCTCATCATCCATGACCGGAATATCACCAACCTCTATGTGCAGGAATTTTCCGCCCGATACCATGAATCGGGTGGAACGGGTGAGATAACCACCGGCATCCCGGTGGCCGCTGCAGGAGAAGAACCGGACCGGTATGGCCTCCATCAGAATTATCCGAACCCGTTCAACAGCCAAACCACCATCCCTTGCCGGATTCCATCACAAGCCCGGGGGCCGTTTCAGCTGGCACTTTACACGATGCGGGGTGAGGAAGTAGTGCGGCTTGAAGTGCCTCTCCGCAAGGGCGACCAAGCCGCAGTGGTTTGGGACGGGCGGGATGCCGCAGGTAAGGCCCTGCCCTCGGGCCTCTATTTCGCCCGGATACTCGGCGCCTCATCACCGCCGGTAAAGATCACGCTTATTCGTTAA
- the tdh gene encoding L-threonine 3-dehydrogenase, producing MKALVKKQPGPGIWLEEVPVPAYGNNDLLIKVTHTAICGTDLHIYKWDEWSQRTIKTPMTIGHEFVGIVAAKGQNVVGYEVGERVSGEGHIVCGLCRSCRAGRRHLCTNTIGIGVNRDGCFAEYLCLPASNAWHVADSIPSEIAAFFDPYGNATHCALSFDMVGEDVLITGAGPIGCMAVAICKHIGARNVVITDVNPYRLDLACKMGATLTVNVAQESIAAAVKKLGMVGFDIGLEMSGNAQAFEAMLENMYHGGRIALLGILPNTTEINWDQIIFKGLHLKGIYGREIFETWYKMQTMLQSGLNIAPVLTHRLKFGDFQKGFDAMASGQCGKVVLELN from the coding sequence ATGAAAGCACTGGTTAAAAAGCAGCCCGGTCCGGGGATCTGGCTCGAAGAAGTCCCTGTACCCGCTTATGGCAACAACGATCTGCTGATCAAGGTGACCCATACGGCCATTTGCGGCACCGATCTGCATATCTATAAATGGGATGAATGGTCACAGCGGACCATCAAGACGCCCATGACGATTGGCCATGAATTTGTCGGCATCGTAGCGGCCAAGGGGCAAAATGTCGTCGGGTACGAGGTCGGGGAGCGGGTCTCCGGCGAAGGCCATATCGTCTGCGGACTCTGCCGCAGTTGCAGGGCTGGACGCCGCCATCTTTGCACCAACACCATCGGCATCGGCGTCAACCGTGACGGCTGTTTCGCTGAATACCTCTGCCTACCCGCCAGTAATGCCTGGCATGTGGCCGATTCGATCCCTTCTGAAATCGCCGCATTTTTCGATCCCTATGGCAACGCCACCCATTGTGCCCTCAGCTTCGATATGGTCGGGGAGGATGTGCTCATCACCGGCGCCGGGCCGATCGGTTGTATGGCCGTCGCCATTTGCAAACATATCGGCGCCCGGAATGTCGTCATCACCGATGTCAATCCCTATCGTCTCGATCTCGCCTGTAAAATGGGCGCCACCCTCACGGTCAATGTCGCGCAGGAGAGCATCGCCGCAGCGGTGAAAAAGCTGGGCATGGTCGGATTCGACATCGGCCTGGAGATGTCCGGAAATGCCCAGGCCTTCGAGGCGATGCTTGAAAACATGTACCACGGCGGACGGATCGCCCTGCTCGGCATCCTCCCGAATACCACCGAGATTAACTGGGACCAGATCATTTTCAAGGGACTTCATCTCAAAGGCATTTACGGGCGCGAGATCTTTGAAACCTGGTACAAGATGCAGACCATGCTGCAAAGCGGCTTGAACATCGCCCCGGTGTTGACCCATCGGCTGAAATTTGGCGATTTCCAGAAAGGCTTCGATGCTATGGCCTCAGGCCAATGCGGCAAAGTCGTTCTTGAGCTTAATTAA
- a CDS encoding glycine C-acetyltransferase → MYGALQEELKRLLGEIRQAGLYKQERVIATPQGARIVVQGGREVLNFCANNYLGLANHPQVIAAAKGALERWGYGISSVRFICGTLEIHKQLEQKIATFLGVEDAILYAACFDANGGVFEPFMSADSAIITDSLNHASIIDGIRLAKAQRYIYRHDDMADLEAKLKEAAGAKFRLIATDGVFSMDGDIAQLGTICDLAERYQALVMVDDSHATGFMGKSGRGTIEHCGVQGRVDLITTTFGKALGGAMGGCVAGRSEMIEYLRQKSRPYLFSNSLAPTIAGATIAVLDLLSGTTELRDKLERNTAHFRARMTKAGFDIRPGVHPIVPIMLYEEKLAHAMADALLEEGIYVVGFSYPVVARGAARIRVQISAAHEIADLDQAIAAFTLVGRRMGVIK, encoded by the coding sequence ATGTATGGAGCATTGCAGGAAGAACTGAAGCGGCTGCTTGGAGAGATCCGCCAGGCCGGCTTGTACAAGCAGGAGCGGGTCATCGCCACGCCCCAGGGTGCGCGGATTGTGGTGCAGGGCGGGAGGGAGGTGCTCAACTTTTGTGCCAATAACTATCTCGGCCTGGCCAACCATCCCCAGGTGATCGCAGCAGCCAAGGGCGCCCTTGAGCGCTGGGGTTATGGCATCTCCTCGGTGCGTTTCATCTGCGGCACGCTGGAGATTCACAAGCAACTGGAACAAAAGATCGCCACCTTTCTGGGGGTTGAGGATGCCATCCTTTACGCCGCATGTTTTGATGCCAACGGCGGCGTCTTCGAGCCTTTCATGTCGGCCGATAGTGCGATCATCACCGACAGTCTGAACCATGCCTCGATTATCGATGGCATCCGACTCGCCAAGGCGCAACGCTATATTTACCGGCATGACGATATGGCCGACCTAGAGGCCAAACTCAAGGAGGCGGCCGGTGCGAAATTCCGCTTGATCGCTACGGATGGCGTCTTCTCCATGGACGGCGATATCGCCCAACTGGGGACGATCTGCGATCTGGCCGAGCGCTATCAGGCGCTGGTAATGGTCGACGACAGTCACGCCACCGGCTTTATGGGCAAGAGCGGGCGGGGGACGATCGAACATTGCGGCGTCCAAGGGCGCGTCGACCTGATCACCACCACGTTTGGCAAGGCGCTCGGCGGCGCGATGGGCGGGTGTGTCGCCGGCCGCAGCGAAATGATCGAGTACCTGCGCCAGAAGAGCCGGCCCTACCTTTTCTCCAATTCCCTGGCGCCGACCATAGCCGGTGCAACCATCGCCGTCCTTGATCTGCTCAGCGGTACCACCGAATTGCGCGACAAGCTGGAACGGAACACGGCGCACTTTCGCGCCCGAATGACGAAGGCGGGTTTCGACATCCGTCCAGGCGTCCATCCGATCGTCCCGATCATGCTCTACGAGGAAAAGCTCGCTCACGCGATGGCCGATGCACTGCTCGAAGAGGGTATCTATGTTGTCGGCTTCAGCTATCCAGTGGTAGCCCGCGGTGCGGCCCGCATTCGCGTGCAGATCTCAGCAGCGCATGAGATCGCGGATCTGGATCAGGCGATCGCCGCTTTCACGTTGGTCGGCCGACGCATGGGAGTGATCAAGTGA
- the ispG gene encoding flavodoxin-dependent (E)-4-hydroxy-3-methylbut-2-enyl-diphosphate synthase has protein sequence MSEPVIKRRRSRKIRIGTLEMGGDAPIVIQSMLNSKTTDVERSLDQIARLQEAGCHLVRLAIPNAAALPSFDAIKKRASLPLVADIHFDYRLALGALDAGADKIRINPGNIGDREKVRRVVEKAVECRVPIRIGVNSGSVEKEILTEEGGPTVRALVRSALRHVELCREFGAEDLVLSLKSSDVLRTIAAYQSIAAACDLPLHIGVTEAGTVKAGTIRSAVALGILLHQGIGDTLRVSLTGDVVQEIIAARHILRSLDLIEEGITLISCPTCGRTQVDLVPIAEEVETRLAHVRKPLKVAVMGCVVNGPGEAREADIGVACGRGSAVLIKRGQIVRKIAENEIVQTLIEEVNNWPE, from the coding sequence ATGAGTGAGCCCGTCATCAAACGCCGGCGCAGCCGCAAGATCCGGATCGGCACCCTGGAGATGGGGGGGGATGCCCCCATCGTCATTCAGTCCATGCTCAACAGCAAGACTACCGATGTGGAACGCTCGCTGGATCAGATTGCCCGACTGCAGGAGGCTGGTTGCCACCTGGTGCGGCTGGCTATCCCCAATGCTGCCGCCTTGCCGAGCTTTGATGCCATCAAAAAAAGGGCCTCGCTTCCGTTGGTTGCAGATATCCATTTCGACTACCGTCTCGCCCTCGGCGCCCTGGACGCTGGTGCGGACAAGATCCGCATCAATCCGGGTAACATCGGCGACCGCGAAAAGGTGAGGCGTGTTGTTGAAAAAGCGGTAGAGTGCCGCGTGCCGATCCGCATCGGCGTCAATTCGGGCTCGGTCGAGAAAGAGATTCTCACCGAAGAGGGAGGACCGACCGTACGCGCTCTGGTGCGCAGCGCTTTGCGCCATGTCGAGCTTTGCCGCGAATTCGGAGCCGAAGATCTGGTCCTCTCCTTGAAATCTTCGGATGTGCTTCGGACCATCGCAGCCTATCAGAGCATCGCCGCGGCCTGTGACTTGCCGCTGCACATCGGTGTCACGGAAGCCGGGACCGTCAAGGCGGGGACTATCCGCTCAGCAGTCGCCCTGGGCATCCTTCTGCACCAGGGCATCGGCGATACGTTGCGCGTATCCCTGACCGGGGATGTCGTTCAGGAGATCATCGCAGCGCGGCATATTCTTAGAAGCCTCGACCTCATAGAGGAGGGGATCACGTTGATTTCCTGCCCGACCTGCGGCCGGACGCAGGTCGATCTGGTTCCCATCGCCGAGGAGGTGGAAACGCGCCTGGCCCATGTGCGCAAACCACTCAAAGTTGCCGTGATGGGCTGCGTCGTCAACGGCCCCGGTGAAGCCAGAGAAGCCGATATCGGGGTCGCTTGCGGGCGCGGTAGCGCCGTCTTGATCAAACGGGGACAAATCGTTCGCAAGATTGCCGAGAACGAGATCGTCCAGACCCTGATTGAGGAAGTCAACAACTGGCCCGAGTAA
- a CDS encoding glycosyltransferase family 2 protein produces the protein MSGKGHGQSAFEQTGPLQIQGPLRRASCPGQILITLPVYNEASHLGQLLTRIRAVTDLELLVIDDGSDDNTPDVIQSLGVSCLRHKRNLGKGEALRSALKAARAMGYGWIITMDGDGQHDPADLPEFIHAIRSQQADYYLGWRQGRSGIMPPLRQLSNGLSSIILSLFAGRRFHDAQCGFRAYRTDLPGLDDCNERGFQYESELLLRLSRLNLNIVEITIVTRYDGSVSRIRYLRDSLAFMRLLWHGLWW, from the coding sequence GTGAGCGGCAAAGGGCATGGGCAATCCGCTTTTGAGCAAACCGGTCCGCTGCAGATTCAGGGGCCACTCCGGCGTGCCAGCTGTCCAGGGCAGATCCTCATCACCCTTCCCGTTTATAACGAAGCATCGCACCTCGGGCAGCTCCTCACGAGAATACGGGCGGTAACAGACCTGGAGTTGCTGGTCATCGACGACGGATCTGACGATAACACCCCCGATGTCATACAAAGCCTGGGTGTGTCTTGCCTGCGCCACAAGCGCAACCTCGGTAAGGGTGAAGCGCTACGATCGGCACTGAAGGCGGCCCGTGCCATGGGGTACGGCTGGATCATCACCATGGACGGCGACGGCCAGCACGATCCGGCTGATCTGCCGGAATTTATCCACGCGATCCGGTCGCAGCAGGCCGACTATTATCTCGGCTGGCGGCAGGGGAGAAGCGGCATCATGCCCCCCCTGCGTCAACTCAGCAACGGTCTGAGTTCGATTATCCTCTCCCTATTCGCGGGGCGGCGTTTTCATGACGCCCAGTGCGGATTCCGCGCCTATCGCACTGATCTTCCCGGCCTCGACGACTGCAACGAGCGGGGATTCCAGTATGAGAGCGAACTTCTGCTGCGCCTCAGCCGTCTCAATCTGAATATAGTCGAGATCACCATCGTCACCCGCTACGATGGCAGCGTAAGCCGGATCCGTTATCTCCGCGATTCCCTCGCCTTCATGCGTCTGCTCTGGCATGGGTTGTGGTGGTAG
- the leuS gene encoding leucine--tRNA ligase yields MSSEYSFGDIEKKWQARWRESGLYKTDLNKVEKKLYCLVMFLYPSGDRLHIGHWYNYAPTDTWARFKRMQGWNVFEPMGYDAFGLPAENYAIKKGVHPALSTAENIANIRKQLEAMGAMYDWDHEVNTSHPDYYRWTQWLFLKMYENGLAYRKKQAANWCPGCKTVLANEQVVDGRCERCESEVLSKDLEQWFFKITAYSEQLLEGFEKIDWPDKTVAMQRNWIGKSIGASIRFRIEGRDETIEVFTTRPDTLWGVTYMVLAPEHPLVQVLTTPEHQAEVEAYVLQARRQREIDRMSTEKEKTGVFIGSYCINPVNQEKVPVWIADYVLVTYGTGAVMAVPAHDTRDFEFAKKYKLPIREVISAMGVPCDGELTEAYILPGKMIHSGPFDGVDSTAGIDKVIDYLQEQGWGGRKINYKLRDWLISRQRYWGAPIPILYCDACGELPVPEIDLPVLLPEDVVFTGKGESPLSTSPSFAKVTCPRCGREARREMDTMDTFVCSSWYYLRFLTPDLASAPFDQRLVDAWLPVDQYVGGAEHAVMHLLYARFITKALHDIGCIHFDEPFKRLVHQGTITAKGAKMSKSRGNVVNPDQFIARYGADTFRMYMMFMGGYEEGGDWSDEGIVGIHRFLKRVWRLVEQTIEHPPAGSTDSRFDKVLQQMHYALKHCGADLERFHFNTAISRLMELLNEVSLYMQDKPSSAQQDARLAHEVIPTLVLMLAPFAPHFSEELWFRLGRPYSIFNQRWPEYDERWLVQERLNLAVQINGKVRGQIEVDAASSDAQVIAAALQDDKIKGYLEGKTLVKSIVVQKRLVSLVIR; encoded by the coding sequence ATGAGTTCTGAATATTCCTTTGGCGACATCGAAAAAAAATGGCAAGCCCGGTGGCGTGAGAGCGGCCTGTACAAAACCGACTTGAACAAGGTGGAGAAAAAACTCTATTGCCTGGTCATGTTTCTCTATCCCTCCGGCGATCGCCTTCATATCGGACACTGGTACAACTATGCGCCAACCGATACCTGGGCGCGCTTCAAGCGTATGCAGGGCTGGAACGTCTTTGAGCCGATGGGCTACGATGCCTTTGGTCTCCCGGCAGAAAACTATGCCATTAAAAAAGGAGTGCACCCGGCTCTCAGCACGGCCGAGAACATCGCCAACATCCGCAAGCAGCTCGAGGCGATGGGCGCCATGTACGATTGGGATCATGAGGTCAATACTAGCCATCCGGATTACTACCGCTGGACCCAGTGGCTCTTTTTAAAGATGTATGAAAATGGCTTGGCGTACCGCAAAAAACAAGCCGCCAACTGGTGCCCCGGCTGCAAGACCGTGCTGGCCAACGAACAGGTCGTCGACGGCCGCTGCGAACGATGCGAGAGCGAAGTATTGAGCAAGGATCTGGAGCAGTGGTTTTTCAAGATCACGGCCTATTCCGAACAGCTGCTGGAGGGATTCGAGAAGATAGACTGGCCGGACAAAACCGTCGCCATGCAGCGCAACTGGATCGGTAAAAGCATCGGTGCCAGCATCCGGTTCCGGATTGAGGGGCGCGACGAGACGATCGAAGTGTTTACCACCCGTCCGGACACCCTTTGGGGCGTAACCTACATGGTGCTCGCGCCAGAACATCCCCTGGTGCAAGTTCTGACGACCCCGGAGCACCAGGCGGAGGTGGAGGCCTACGTACTGCAGGCGCGCAGGCAGCGCGAAATCGACCGGATGTCGACCGAGAAGGAAAAAACCGGAGTATTTATCGGCAGCTATTGCATCAATCCGGTGAATCAGGAAAAGGTGCCGGTTTGGATTGCCGATTACGTTCTGGTCACCTACGGCACCGGCGCCGTGATGGCCGTGCCGGCGCACGATACCCGTGATTTTGAGTTCGCGAAAAAGTACAAACTGCCCATCCGCGAGGTCATATCGGCAATGGGCGTGCCGTGCGACGGTGAACTCACCGAGGCCTACATTTTACCGGGCAAGATGATTCATTCGGGACCCTTCGACGGCGTCGATTCCACGGCCGGCATCGATAAAGTGATCGACTATCTGCAGGAGCAAGGCTGGGGCGGACGCAAGATCAATTACAAACTGCGCGACTGGCTGATCTCGCGCCAGCGCTACTGGGGTGCGCCCATTCCAATACTGTATTGTGATGCCTGCGGCGAACTGCCGGTACCCGAAATCGATCTGCCGGTACTGCTGCCAGAAGATGTTGTTTTTACGGGAAAAGGCGAGTCTCCGCTCTCGACATCGCCGAGTTTTGCAAAGGTGACCTGTCCCCGCTGCGGCCGCGAGGCCCGCCGCGAGATGGATACCATGGACACCTTTGTCTGCTCCTCCTGGTATTATCTACGATTCCTGACACCGGATCTCGCCAGTGCGCCCTTTGACCAGCGCTTGGTCGACGCCTGGCTGCCAGTGGACCAGTATGTCGGCGGGGCCGAACATGCCGTCATGCACCTGCTCTATGCCCGCTTTATCACCAAAGCGTTGCATGATATCGGCTGTATTCATTTTGATGAGCCCTTCAAGCGGCTGGTGCATCAGGGCACGATCACGGCCAAAGGGGCGAAAATGAGCAAAAGTCGTGGCAATGTAGTCAATCCGGACCAATTTATCGCCCGCTATGGAGCTGATACCTTTCGGATGTACATGATGTTTATGGGAGGCTATGAGGAGGGCGGCGACTGGAGTGATGAAGGGATCGTCGGGATTCACCGCTTTCTCAAGCGCGTATGGCGTCTGGTCGAGCAGACTATCGAGCATCCACCGGCTGGATCCACGGATTCCCGCTTTGACAAGGTGCTGCAGCAAATGCACTATGCGCTCAAGCACTGCGGTGCGGATCTGGAGCGTTTTCACTTCAACACCGCGATCAGCCGCTTGATGGAGCTATTAAATGAGGTATCACTTTATATGCAAGATAAGCCCTCATCCGCACAACAGGATGCACGTTTGGCCCATGAGGTGATTCCAACCCTGGTGCTGATGCTGGCGCCCTTTGCACCGCATTTTTCCGAAGAGTTATGGTTCCGGCTTGGTCGGCCCTACAGCATCTTCAATCAGCGCTGGCCGGAGTACGACGAGCGCTGGCTAGTGCAGGAGCGTCTCAACCTTGCGGTTCAGATCAACGGCAAGGTTCGCGGACAGATCGAGGTTGATGCCGCAAGCAGTGATGCGCAGGTGATCGCAGCAGCGTTGCAGGACGATAAGATCAAGGGGTATTTGGAGGGAAAGACCCTGGTTAAATCGATCGTTGTACAAAAGCGTTTGGTGAGCCTGGTGATTCGCTGA
- a CDS encoding tetratricopeptide repeat protein — translation MNDFQAPLDALKSYTVTIAAAELNRLYPDLDPSSDSDKRLLLSRLEEKYRGGGDRLELSWYNRDLKLVWSVAPPAPESEQLNREALEKTRQKAYDAALALWRKAIEFSPRDPDLHYNMGLVYFESREYTKGLDKCIETVRLCPLYSRAYFVLGSLYSKMRQFAQSERFLKEGLILQPANVMALVNLGAVYSIQKNYGEAIRAFEKSIAVSPKEVRSYLGLGKVYLAQGDMDNASRCFKAVLKLDPDGKFAEIARKSLRMVTPDLAASESSAAGSDENFEAICAEGFKAYIAGDYTRAVALYQRYLAQRAGEADIWASLASCQIRLGRSDAAMEAIRTAIKYAPNKAALYKQAGIIFDACARESEAGQYALKAIDLGKQDSVTLTLAGKSLLGTGKAQEGLRYLADAVRTNPNNLHARFYYAQALKTAGDLETAKQNLEEILWSKVETPLKDRARREMQSLGG, via the coding sequence ATGAACGACTTTCAAGCACCCTTAGACGCACTCAAATCCTACACCGTGACGATCGCCGCCGCTGAGCTCAACCGGCTCTATCCGGATCTCGATCCCAGCTCCGATTCGGACAAGCGCCTGCTTCTGTCCCGCCTCGAAGAGAAATACCGGGGGGGAGGCGATCGTCTCGAACTCTCGTGGTACAATCGCGACCTCAAGCTGGTCTGGAGCGTGGCGCCGCCCGCACCGGAAAGCGAACAGCTCAACCGCGAAGCCCTTGAAAAGACCCGGCAGAAAGCTTATGACGCCGCTCTGGCCCTTTGGCGCAAAGCGATCGAGTTCAGCCCGCGTGATCCGGATCTTCATTACAATATGGGGCTGGTCTACTTTGAGTCCCGGGAGTATACCAAAGGACTCGACAAATGCATCGAAACCGTACGATTGTGCCCCCTTTACAGCCGCGCCTATTTCGTCCTCGGCAGTCTTTACTCCAAAATGCGCCAATTTGCCCAGTCTGAACGGTTTCTCAAGGAAGGTTTGATCCTGCAGCCGGCCAATGTAATGGCGCTGGTAAACCTCGGCGCGGTCTACAGCATTCAGAAAAACTACGGTGAAGCGATCCGCGCTTTCGAGAAATCGATTGCTGTATCTCCTAAAGAAGTAAGATCTTATCTTGGTCTCGGCAAGGTCTATCTAGCACAGGGGGACATGGACAATGCCAGCCGCTGCTTCAAGGCCGTGCTCAAACTCGATCCCGACGGCAAATTCGCCGAGATCGCGCGCAAGTCCTTGCGCATGGTCACGCCCGACCTTGCCGCCAGCGAAAGCAGCGCTGCCGGCAGCGACGAGAATTTCGAGGCGATCTGCGCCGAAGGGTTCAAGGCCTATATTGCCGGCGACTATACCAGGGCAGTGGCGCTCTATCAGCGTTATCTGGCTCAGCGGGCCGGCGAGGCAGATATTTGGGCGTCGCTGGCGTCCTGCCAGATCCGCCTGGGCCGCAGTGACGCCGCCATGGAGGCGATCCGCACCGCCATCAAGTATGCGCCAAATAAGGCAGCGCTCTATAAGCAGGCAGGGATCATTTTTGACGCCTGCGCTCGCGAAAGCGAAGCGGGCCAGTATGCCCTTAAGGCCATCGACCTGGGCAAGCAGGACAGTGTGACTTTAACGCTGGCGGGCAAGAGCCTGTTGGGAACAGGCAAAGCCCAGGAAGGGCTGCGCTATCTGGCAGATGCGGTGCGGACGAATCCCAACAATTTGCATGCGCGTTTCTATTATGCGCAGGCTTTAAAGACGGCCGGGGATCTTGAAACGGCGAAGCAAAATCTCGAAGAGATTTTATGGAGCAAAGTTGAGACACCGTTGAAGGACCGGGCGCGTCGAGAGATGCAGAGTTTAGGAGGCTGA